The following coding sequences lie in one Anomaloglossus baeobatrachus isolate aAnoBae1 chromosome 7, aAnoBae1.hap1, whole genome shotgun sequence genomic window:
- the LOC142246331 gene encoding histone H1.5-like: MAETAPAAAPPAAEPAAKSKKQPKKSGAAKKSKKSSGPSVSELIVNAVSASKERSGVSLAAVKKVLTARGYDVEKNNSRVKLGVKSLVTKGVLLQVKGSGASGSFKLNKKQETKDKVAKKKPAAAAKKPAAAKKAAKSPKKAAAKKPAAAKKAAKSPKKKAAPKPKKAAKSPAKKAAKPKAAKSPAKKAAKAKKPAAKK, encoded by the coding sequence ATGGCAGAGACCGCACCAGCCGCCGCTCCTCCTGCCGCCGAACCGGCCGCCAAATCTAAGAAGCAGCCGAAGAAATCCGGGGCCGCCAAGAAAAGCAAGAAATCCTCCGGTCCCAGCGTCTCCGAGCTGATTGTCAATGCCGTGTCCGCCTCTAAGGAGCGCAGTGGGGTCTCTCTGGCCGCCGTGAAGAAGGTCCTGACTGCCCGAGGCTACGATGTAGAGAAGAACAACAGCCGGGTGAAGCTGGGCGTCAAGAGTCTGGTCACCAAAGGCGTCCTGCTCCAGGTGAAGGGCAGCGGCGCCTCCGGATCCTTCAAGCTGAACAAGAAGCAGGAGACCAAGGACAAGGTGGCcaagaagaagccagcagctgCGGCCAAGAAACCCGCTGCAGCCAAGAAAGCGGCCAAATCTCCTAAGAAGGCCGCAGCCAAGAAGCCCGCAGCTGCCAAGAAGGCGGCAAAGAGCCCCAAGAAGAAGGCCGCTCCGAAACCCAAGAAGGCGGCAAAGAGCCCGGCTAAGAAGGCGGCAAAACCCAAAGCTGCCAAGAGTCCGGCTAAGAAAGCGGCGAAAGCCAAGAAGCCCGCGGCTAAGAAATAA
- the LOC142246330 gene encoding histone H2A type 1-like produces MSGRGKQGGKARAKAKTRSSRAGLQFPVGRVHRLLRKGNYAERVGAGAPVYLAAVLEYLTAEILELAGNAARDNKKTRIIPRHLQLAVRNDEELNRLLGGVTIAQGGVLPNIQAVLLPKKTESGKKSK; encoded by the coding sequence atgtctggacgcggcaaacaaggagggaaggcccgcgctaaggccaagacccgctcatcccgggcaggactgcagttcccggttggtcgtgtgcacaggcttctccgcaagggcaattacgccgagagagtgggcgccggcgctccggtctacctggccgctgtgctcgagtatctgaccgctgagatcctggaattggccggcaatgctgcccgggacaacaagaagacccgcatcatcccccggcacctgcagctggccgtgcgcaatgacgaggagctgaacaggctgctgggtggggtgaccattgcccagggaggcgtcctgcccaacatccaggccgtgctgctgcccaagaagacCGAGAGCGGCAAGAAGAGCAAGTGA